From Kiloniellales bacterium, a single genomic window includes:
- a CDS encoding DUF2189 domain-containing protein, with protein sequence MTETIPVFATPSPKVRKVGLERPWMWLASGWHDLCSAPAISLTYGLLFAVVGMGLMAAVWFADLLYVGLPLAAGFLLVGPILAVGLYEVSRKLHSEEKPSAKDAFFAWRRNSSQVGLMGLLLLLFFLAWVRLATLIFALFFSQNAPDPLDTGAFIEKVFFLAESVPFLAFGVTVGAILATIVFSLSVVSIPMLIDDPQDPEHPVNIITAVATSVAVVRHNTVTMALWAALIVLFITAGLVTFAFGLIVALPLIAHATWHAYKDVIEPG encoded by the coding sequence GTGACCGAAACCATTCCCGTCTTCGCGACGCCGTCACCAAAGGTCCGCAAGGTCGGTCTGGAGCGGCCCTGGATGTGGCTCGCCTCGGGCTGGCACGACCTCTGCTCGGCGCCGGCAATCAGTCTGACCTACGGCCTGCTCTTCGCCGTCGTCGGGATGGGGCTGATGGCGGCCGTGTGGTTCGCCGACCTGCTCTATGTCGGCCTGCCGCTCGCCGCCGGTTTCCTCCTGGTCGGCCCGATCCTTGCGGTCGGCCTCTACGAGGTCAGCCGCAAGCTCCACTCAGAGGAGAAGCCGTCGGCCAAGGACGCGTTCTTCGCCTGGCGGCGCAACAGCAGCCAGGTGGGCCTTATGGGCCTGCTGCTGCTGCTCTTCTTTCTTGCCTGGGTCAGGCTGGCGACCCTGATCTTCGCGCTCTTCTTCAGCCAGAACGCGCCGGACCCGCTCGACACCGGCGCCTTCATCGAGAAGGTCTTCTTCCTGGCCGAGAGCGTCCCGTTCCTCGCCTTCGGCGTCACCGTCGGCGCGATTCTCGCGACCATCGTCTTCTCGCTCTCGGTGGTCTCGATCCCCATGTTGATCGACGATCCGCAGGACCCAGAGCATCCGGTCAACATCATCACGGCGGTCGCGACCTCGGTTGCGGTGGTGCGTCACAACACCGTGACAATGGCGCTCTGGGCCGCGCTGATCGTGCTCTTCATCACCGCCGGCCTGGTAACCTTCGCCTTCGGCCTGATCGTCGCCCTGCCGCTCATCGCCCACGCGACCTGGCACGCCTACAAAGACGTCATCGAGCCGGGCTAG
- the ccoN gene encoding cytochrome-c oxidase, cbb3-type subunit I, whose translation MSNSQATVSGVAGGAATAAAPVYDDAVIRLFCIATLFWGAVAFTAGVYIALQLAYPALNLDLEWTTFGRLRPLHTSAAIFAFGGNALLATSLYVVQRTCRTGLFGGEDLALFIFLGYQLFIVLAAIGYVTGVTQSREYAEPEWFVDLWLTLVWVVYLVVFVGTIMKRQEPHIYVANWFYLAFIITVAMLHIVNNLAVPVSWFGAKSYSLFSGVQDALTQWWYGHNAVGFFLTAGFLGIMYYFVPKQAERPIYSYRLSIVHFWSLIFLYIWAGPHHLHYTSLPDWSQNLGMVFSIMLWMPSWGGMINGLMTLSGAWDKLRTDPVLRFLVTSVAFYGMSTFEGPMMSIKPVNALSHYTDWTVGHVHSGALGWVAFVSFGAMYFLVPRLWGRARLYSLRLVGIHFWIATIGIVFYITAMWVSGILQGLMWRSYDHLGFLQYAFVETVEAMHPFYVIRALGGVLFLTGALIMLYNLWRTARGDEPVEEGSPRPAYQPAE comes from the coding sequence ATGAGCAATAGTCAGGCGACAGTGAGCGGCGTTGCGGGCGGTGCGGCCACGGCCGCGGCGCCGGTCTACGACGACGCGGTTATCCGGCTCTTCTGCATCGCGACCCTGTTCTGGGGCGCGGTCGCCTTCACCGCGGGCGTCTACATCGCCCTTCAACTGGCCTACCCAGCCCTCAACCTGGATCTCGAGTGGACCACCTTCGGCCGGCTGCGGCCGCTGCACACCTCCGCCGCGATCTTCGCGTTCGGCGGCAACGCCTTGTTGGCAACGTCCCTCTACGTCGTCCAGCGGACCTGCCGAACCGGCCTGTTCGGCGGCGAGGACCTGGCGCTCTTCATCTTCCTCGGCTACCAACTCTTCATCGTGCTGGCGGCGATCGGCTACGTCACCGGAGTCACCCAGAGCCGCGAATATGCCGAGCCGGAGTGGTTCGTCGATCTCTGGCTGACGCTCGTCTGGGTGGTCTACCTCGTGGTCTTCGTCGGCACGATCATGAAGCGCCAAGAGCCGCACATCTACGTGGCCAACTGGTTCTACCTCGCCTTCATCATCACCGTGGCTATGCTGCACATCGTCAACAATTTGGCGGTGCCGGTCTCCTGGTTCGGCGCCAAGAGCTACTCGCTCTTCTCCGGCGTGCAGGACGCGCTCACACAGTGGTGGTATGGCCACAACGCGGTCGGCTTCTTCCTCACCGCCGGCTTCCTCGGCATCATGTACTACTTCGTCCCCAAGCAGGCGGAGCGGCCGATCTATTCCTATCGCCTCTCCATCGTGCACTTCTGGTCGCTGATCTTTCTCTATATCTGGGCCGGACCCCACCACCTGCACTACACCTCCCTGCCCGACTGGTCGCAGAATCTGGGCATGGTCTTCTCGATCATGCTCTGGATGCCTTCCTGGGGCGGCATGATCAACGGGCTCATGACCCTTTCGGGCGCCTGGGACAAGCTGCGCACCGACCCGGTGCTGCGCTTCTTGGTGACCTCTGTCGCCTTCTACGGCATGAGCACCTTCGAGGGCCCGATGATGTCGATCAAGCCGGTCAACGCGCTGTCGCACTACACCGACTGGACCGTCGGCCACGTGCATTCGGGCGCGCTCGGCTGGGTCGCCTTCGTGTCCTTTGGGGCGATGTACTTCCTGGTTCCCAGGCTCTGGGGCCGGGCGCGCCTCTACTCGCTGCGCCTCGTCGGCATTCACTTCTGGATCGCGACCATCGGCATCGTCTTCTACATCACCGCGATGTGGGTCTCGGGCATTCTTCAAGGCTTGATGTGGCGAAGCTACGACCACCTCGGCTTCCTGCAGTACGCCTTCGTCGAGACGGTCGAGGCCATGCATCCCTTCTACGTGATCCGAGCGCTCGGCGGCGTGCTCTTCCTGACCGGTGCGCTGATCATGCTCTACAACCTCTGGCGCACCGCGCGCGGCGACGAGCCGGTCGAAGAAGGCTCGCCGCGCCCGGCGTACCAACCGGCGGAATAG